CTCTGAAAAATATAGTGCAGTTACGATATCTGCAGCTGATAATGATCCTCCTGGATGTCCTGATTTTGCTTTACATATCATTTGAACGATGTCTTTTCTAACCTCAAGGGCTTTTTTCTCAACAAGTTCTATATCTCTTACTTTCATTATTTTTCTCCCTTAAAACAAACTATTTTTTTGTATTCTCCCAATCTTTTAAAAACTTTTCTATCCCTTTATCTGTCAACTCGTGTTTTGTCATAGAAACAAGTGTTGAATAAGGAATTGTTCCAATATGCGCTCCAGCTAACGCAGCTTCTTTTGCATGCCAAGGATTTCTAATACTTGCAGCGATAATCTCTGACTTTATATCATGTTTTTTAAAAATCTCCGCAATCTCTCTAATTAAATTTACGCTATCAACGCCTACATCATCAAGTCTTCCCAAAAACGGACTTACAAATGTTGCTCCCGCTCTTGCTGCTAAAAGTGCTTGAGATGCTGTAAAAATTAATGTTATATTTGTTTTTATTCCTTTTGATGTAAGAACTTTACAAGCTTTTAGTCCATCCACAGTCATAGGAAGTTTTATTACAATGTTATCATGAATTCTTGCTAAAGGATAAGCTTCCTCTATCATATTTTCAGCTTCTAAAGAAACAACTTCAGCACTTATTGGACCATCTACAATCTCTGTTATCTCTTTAATCACTTCTTTAAAATCTCTTCCTTCTCTTGCTATCAAACTCGGGTTAGTTGTAACACCACAAATAACTCCCATATCGTTAGCTTCTCTTATTTCATTGACGTTTGCTGTGTCTATAAATATTTTCATCTAGTTTGCCTCCATACCTTGTCCATAGTATGCATTTTTTCCATGTTTTCTTAAAAAATGTTTATCTAAAAGTTCATTTTGCATTCTTTCCACCTGTCTATTTAAATTTTCTGTATTATAAGCCATTTTAGCAAGTTCTTCTAAAACTACTGCATTATGTACTGCATCTCCTGCATCTTTTCCCCAAGCAAATGGACCATGAGAATTTACTAAAACTGCTGGTGTATAATCTGGATTTAATTCATTGGCGTTAAAAGTTTCCACTATAACTTTACCTGTTTCTAATTCATATTCTCCTTCAATTTCTGTTTTTTTCATTTTTCTTGTACATGGAATATCTCCATAAAAATAATCTGCATGAGTTGTACCATAAGCAGGAATTGATTTTCCTGCTTGAGACCAAATTGTTGCCCAACTTGAATGAGTATGAACTACTCCACCTATATTTGGAAAATTCTTATAAAGAGCTAAATGAGTTGCTGTATCTGAAGATGGTTTTAAATGTCCTTCTATAATATTTCCATCTAAATCAACCACAACTAAATCATTTATAGTCATATTATCATACTCTACTCCACTCGGTTTAATTACGATTAATTTTTTTTCTCTATCAATTCCACTTACATTTCCCCATGTATATGTAACCAATCCTTTTTTTGGTAGTTCTAAATTAGCTTTTAATACTTTTTCTTTTAACTCTTCTAACATATGAATCCTCCTTTTTTCATTTTTTCTTCTATCCATATCTTAGCTTTTTCAATTTCTTTTAATGGATTTTCACTTTTTTCAGTCCACATCTCAATTAATAGTGGACCATTATAATTTATCTCTTTTAAAAGTTTAAAAAACTCAACAAAATCTACACATCCTTCTCCAAAAGTAACCTCTTTAAATTTCCCTGGAAAGTTTTTTGTAACAGCTAAAGTATCTTTTAAATGAATAGCACTAATTTTATGTTTACCTTTTAAAACTTCATTTCTTACATCATTTCCCCAAGCTGTTAAATTTCCAACATCTGGATACACAGTTAAAAATGGTGAATTTAAAATTTTATCAAATTCTAAATATTTTGTTATTGAATTCATAAAAGGATGATCCATTATTTCTATTGATAACATTACGTTTGCTTGTTCAGCCCATTTTAATGACTGCTTCATTCCCTCTATATAAAGTTCTCTTGTCTCTTTATCTCCCTCTTCGTAATAAACATCATATCCTGCCATTTGTATATTTCTAATTCCCAAATCAACAGCTAGCTCTATAGCTTTTTTCATCAATTCTAAAGATTTTTTTCTAGTTTCTTCATTTTTACTTCCAAGCGGAAATCTTCTATGACCACTAAAACACATAGATGGAACTCTTACTCCTATTTCTAAAATAACCTTTAGAAGCTCTTCTCTTTCCTCTAAGGTCCAATCTAATCTTGCTAATCTTTCGTCAGTTTCATCAATAGATATTTCAACAAAATCAAATCCTAAATCTTTAGCATATTTCAATCTATCTCTCCAACCAATATTTTTAGGTAACGCTTTTTCATATATTCCCAATGGAAATTTATTTAAATCATACATTTTTTACCCCCAGATTTTAGAAATCTCTTCTTGCCATTTTTTTCCTTCAAGTTTAGGATCTTGTGCATCTCTTAAAGATCTACCTGCGATAAAACAATATATATTCATTCCTTTAAATAATTTTAAAGTATCCAACTCTAAACCACCTGTTACAGAAACTTTAAATCCCATCTCTATTAATTTTTGTACTTTTTCTAAATCTTTTTTTCCCCAAGTTTCTCCTGCTAAAAGTGCATCTCTACTTTGATGATACACAACTTGAGATAGTCCCGCATCTTTCCAGTGTTTTGCATGCTCATATGTCCAATCTCCATATAATTCAACTTGCAAATCATCAATTTCTTTTAAAGCAGCTTTCATTGTTGGAATTGTTGCTGAACAAATTACTGTCATCCAATTTGCACCAGCCACTTTACAATTCTTTGCAACAGTTCCACCTGCGTCAGCACATTTTGTATCAGCTAATATAATTTTTTCAGGATGTAAAGCTCTTAAACATCTAACTGCCTCCATTCCTTCTTGTAAACATAAAATTGTTCCTGCTTCTATAACATCTACTATATCTCCCAATTGATTTGCTGATTTTAGTGCATCACTTAATGTGTTATTATCTAAAGCTACTTGTAATAATGGTTTCATTTTATTTCCTCCTAATATTTAACTCTCTAAATTTTTATGAAATTAATGCTAAAATCTCCTCTTTAGTTTTAGCATTTTTAATCTTCAAAATATTCTCTTCATCCTCAAATAGGTCTGCTACTTGAACTAATCCAAATTCATTGTGGCTATCAGCACTAGTTGCTGCTAAAGTTATTAAAATACTTACATGTCCTGCATCCTCTCCAAAGAAAACTGGGTCTTTTAAAGTTACTAAACTGAAACTATCTTTGATTACACCTGATTCTGGTCTAGCATGTGGCATTGCAACTTCTGGCATAATTACATAGTAAGGACCATATTCTAATGTCTTTTTTATAATATCATCATAATATCTTTCTTCAATAGCTCCTGATTTAACAAGTAAATCTGTAGATATCTTTATAGCTTCTTCCCATGAAGTAGCCATTTGATCAATAGCTATTGAATCATTTTCTATTAAAGAATTTTTTAAATTCATAATCCTTTTCTCCTTTCCCCTTTTAGAAAATAGGAGCAGATAATCTGCTCCTATTTTTTATATATTTATTTTAAAATTTCCAATATTCTTGCTTCCATCTCTTTTACATCTAATATATTTTTTAAGGCAATAATTTTTGTTTTTGTATTAGAATTTAACTGTGAAGCTAAATGTGTTGAGGCTATAACAATATCATATGCTGAAATTCCAGCTTTAGCTTGTCCTATACTACAATTTTCACACGCATTTTGTATTTTATGTTTATCTAAAATTCCTTTTGCTTTTAATTTCATCAACATACTTGTTCCCATTCCATTTCCACAAACCGCTAATAACTTTACCATAATTTTTACCTCCATTTTTTTAATAATTAGCTTCTATAATTTCATCTTCAACCACTTCAACCTCATTATTGAAGTAATGTTCACGATTATTAACTTTTTTATATTGAATTAAAGGGATTACTAACATTCCAGCTATACATAGGAAGTAACCTATTAATCCAAAATTATTTAATATGAATCCTTGTCCCACCCAAAGTGTACTTTGATCTATATTTCCATGCCATCCTCCAAAACCTTGAAGTTTGAATAATGCAACGGCAACAGCCCCTAGTAAAACTTGAAGTATTCCTGATACAAATGGTAGAATCATTGCTGCTTTAACTCCACCTCTTTTTTCTGCAAATATTGCAATAGTCGCATTGTCAAAGAACACTGGTACAAATCCTGTTATTATTAAAATTGGTGATTTAAATATTAGAAGTCCTGCAATTGCTATAAATTGTCCAATTGCACCAAATATAAATCCGAATAATACTGCATTTGGAGAACCAAATCCATATGCTGCCGCACAATCTACTGCTGGCATAACTCCTGGTAAAATTCTGTTTGAAATACCTTGAAAAGATTCTGTAAGTTCACTTACAAACATTCTTACTCCAGTCATCAAAATAGCTAAGTAAACTGAAAAGTATAGTGATTTTGAAACTATATAAGTTACAAAGTTTAAACTTGCTCCAAAATTTTTAGGATCTGCAATTCTCATATAATCTTCACCTAATATTCCTAGAATTGTTCCAAAGAATACAATCATTAAAGTTCCTGTAGCAACAATATTATCATGAAATATTGATAACCATTCTGGTAATTTTAAATCATCTAATTTTTTACTTGCATCTCCAATTTTAGGCGCAATTTTATCTGTTGCCCATATTGCAAACATTTGCTGATGGCCTATTACAAATCCTGCTCCATCTGTCAATCTTTGAGTTGCTCCCACTGTTAAATTTGT
This Candidatus Cetobacterium colombiensis DNA region includes the following protein-coding sequences:
- a CDS encoding PTS sugar transporter subunit IIA, producing MNLKNSLIENDSIAIDQMATSWEEAIKISTDLLVKSGAIEERYYDDIIKKTLEYGPYYVIMPEVAMPHARPESGVIKDSFSLVTLKDPVFFGEDAGHVSILITLAATSADSHNEFGLVQVADLFEDEENILKIKNAKTKEEILALIS
- the araD gene encoding L-ribulose-5-phosphate 4-epimerase — encoded protein: MLEELKEKVLKANLELPKKGLVTYTWGNVSGIDREKKLIVIKPSGVEYDNMTINDLVVVDLDGNIIEGHLKPSSDTATHLALYKNFPNIGGVVHTHSSWATIWSQAGKSIPAYGTTHADYFYGDIPCTRKMKKTEIEGEYELETGKVIVETFNANELNPDYTPAVLVNSHGPFAWGKDAGDAVHNAVVLEELAKMAYNTENLNRQVERMQNELLDKHFLRKHGKNAYYGQGMEAN
- the fsa gene encoding fructose-6-phosphate aldolase, encoding MKIFIDTANVNEIREANDMGVICGVTTNPSLIAREGRDFKEVIKEITEIVDGPISAEVVSLEAENMIEEAYPLARIHDNIVIKLPMTVDGLKACKVLTSKGIKTNITLIFTASQALLAARAGATFVSPFLGRLDDVGVDSVNLIREIAEIFKKHDIKSEIIAASIRNPWHAKEAALAGAHIGTIPYSTLVSMTKHELTDKGIEKFLKDWENTKK
- a CDS encoding L-ribulose-5-phosphate 3-epimerase, coding for MYDLNKFPLGIYEKALPKNIGWRDRLKYAKDLGFDFVEISIDETDERLARLDWTLEEREELLKVILEIGVRVPSMCFSGHRRFPLGSKNEETRKKSLELMKKAIELAVDLGIRNIQMAGYDVYYEEGDKETRELYIEGMKQSLKWAEQANVMLSIEIMDHPFMNSITKYLEFDKILNSPFLTVYPDVGNLTAWGNDVRNEVLKGKHKISAIHLKDTLAVTKNFPGKFKEVTFGEGCVDFVEFFKLLKEINYNGPLLIEMWTEKSENPLKEIEKAKIWIEEKMKKGGFIC
- a CDS encoding PTS ascorbate transporter subunit IIC gives rise to the protein MGVLSVFEFFVNNILTKPEFFVGILVFIGYLLLKKPIYQAFSGFIKATVGYMILNVGAGGLVTTFRPILAGLNDRFGLNAAVIDPYFGLNAVNSALESVGLTTSWTMIALLIGFTLNIVLVLFRKYTKIRTLFITGHIMVQQATTATWIIFYAFPQYRNSIGAIMIGLFVGTYWAVATNLTVGATQRLTDGAGFVIGHQQMFAIWATDKIAPKIGDASKKLDDLKLPEWLSIFHDNIVATGTLMIVFFGTILGILGEDYMRIADPKNFGASLNFVTYIVSKSLYFSVYLAILMTGVRMFVSELTESFQGISNRILPGVMPAVDCAAAYGFGSPNAVLFGFIFGAIGQFIAIAGLLIFKSPILIITGFVPVFFDNATIAIFAEKRGGVKAAMILPFVSGILQVLLGAVAVALFKLQGFGGWHGNIDQSTLWVGQGFILNNFGLIGYFLCIAGMLVIPLIQYKKVNNREHYFNNEVEVVEDEIIEANY
- a CDS encoding 3-keto-L-gulonate-6-phosphate decarboxylase UlaD, which produces MKPLLQVALDNNTLSDALKSANQLGDIVDVIEAGTILCLQEGMEAVRCLRALHPEKIILADTKCADAGGTVAKNCKVAGANWMTVICSATIPTMKAALKEIDDLQVELYGDWTYEHAKHWKDAGLSQVVYHQSRDALLAGETWGKKDLEKVQKLIEMGFKVSVTGGLELDTLKLFKGMNIYCFIAGRSLRDAQDPKLEGKKWQEEISKIWG
- a CDS encoding PTS sugar transporter subunit IIB; this translates as MVKLLAVCGNGMGTSMLMKLKAKGILDKHKIQNACENCSIGQAKAGISAYDIVIASTHLASQLNSNTKTKIIALKNILDVKEMEARILEILK